A DNA window from Helianthus annuus cultivar XRQ/B chromosome 15, HanXRQr2.0-SUNRISE, whole genome shotgun sequence contains the following coding sequences:
- the LOC110872294 gene encoding probable zinc transporter 10 — protein MATNLKMFSIFLFIFMTFLCTKVLAQCEDETNNPCNNKSKALPLKIIGIAAILITSIIGVCLPLITRSIPALSPDRSLFVIVKAFASGIILATGFMHVLPDSFDMLRSSCLADNPWHKFPFTGFVAMLSAIFTLMVDSMATSMYTSKNNAIAAEGGEVVTRDQEMAAASGGAMHFHGHNHGLQKGAIGQQLLRYRVVAMVLELGIVVHSIVIGLGVGASNDVCTIKPLVAALCFHQMFEGMGLGGCILQAEYKTLKKAAMVFFFSITTPFGIALGIALSKTYKENSPSSLITVGLLNASSAGLLIYMALVDLLAADFMGSKLQGSIKLQIKSYIAVLLGAGGMSLMAKWA, from the exons ATGGCCACCAATTTAAAAATGTTCTCAATTTTCCTATTCATCTTTATGACATTTCTATGCACAAAAGTCTTGGCACAATGTGAAGATGAAACCAACAACCCTTGTAATAACAAATCCAAAGCTTTACCCTTAAAGATCATTGGTATAGCGGCTATCCTAATAACAAGCATCATCGGGGTATGCCTACCTCTAATCACTCGTTCCATCCCCGCCCTTAGCCCAGACCGTAGTCTTTTTGTGATTGTCAAAGCTTTTGCTTCAGGCATCATTTTGGCTACTGGATTTATGCATGTGTTGCCTGATTCTTTTGACATGTTGAGATCGAGTTGCTTGGCTGATAACCCGTGGCATAAGTTTCCATTCACGGGTTTTGTTGCTATGCTATCAGCTATTTTCACACTCATGGTGGACTCGATGGCTACAAGCATGTATACATCGAAGAACAACGCTATAGCGGCTGAAGGGGGTGAAGTTGTTACTAGAGACCAGGAGATGGCGGCTGCAAGTGGTGGTGCAATGCATTTTCATGGACACAATCATGGCCTCCAAAAGGGAGCAATAGGACAACAACTTCTTCGTTATCGTGTCGTAGCCATG GTTCTAGAACTTGGAATAGTAGTTCACTCAATAGTAATTGGACTTGGAGTTGGGGCTTCAAATGATGTATGCACAATAAAGCCTTTGGTGGCGGCTCTTTGTTTCCATCAAATGTTTGAAGGCATGGGTCTTGGTGGTTGCATTCTTCAG GCTGAATATAAGACACTAAAGAAAGCAGCCATGGTGTTCTTCTTTTCGATAACGACTCCTTTTGGGATTGCTCTTGGGATCGCATTGTCTAAAACATACAAGGAGAACAGCCCGAGTTCGTTAATCACAGTTGGACTACTCAACGCGTCATCAGCTGGACTTCTTATCTACATGGCGTTGGTCGATCTTCTTGCGGCGGATTTCATGGGTTCAAAGCTTCAAGGAAGCATTAAGCTACAAATTAAATCTTACATAGCAGTCTTGCTTGGTGCTGGTGGGATGTCTTTGATGGCAAAATGGGCTTAA